Within the Solidesulfovibrio sp. genome, the region CCGAACCGATGCCCATGCGCACCTCGCGCACGTCGGCGCCGACCTTCTCGCAGATGTTGGCCACTTCGTTAATAAACGAGATCTTGGTGGCCAGCATGCAGTTGGCGGCGTACTTGGTCATCTCGGCCGAGCGCACGCTCATGACGATGACCTTCTCGCGGCTGCGGGCGTAGGGCGCGTACAGGGCCTTCAGAAGTTCGCCCGTGCGCACGTTGTCCGTGCCGACCACCACGCGGTCGGGCTTGAAGAAATCGTTGATGGCGTCGCCTTCCTTGAGGAACTCGGGGTTGGAGACCACGTCGAACTCGATGGCCTCGCCGCGCTTTTTCAGTTCCTCGCCGATGAACTTGCGCACTTCGTCGGCGGTGCCCACGGGCACGGTGGATTTGTCCACCACGATCTTGTAGTCGGTCATGTTGGCCCCGATGTCCCGGGCCACCTGGTAGACAAAGGACAGGTCGCAGGAACCGTCCTCGCGAGGCGGCGTGCCGACGGTGATGAACACGAACAGCGCGTTCTCCATGCCTTCGGCCACCTTGGTCGTGAAACGCAGGCGACCCTCGGCCACGTTGCGCTTGACCAGTTCCTCGAGTCCCGGCTCGTAGATGTGGATTTTGCCCTGACGCAGATTTTCGACGATGGTGGGGTTGATGTCCACGCAGCAGACGTCGTTGCCCATCTCGGCGAAGCAGGCGGCGCTCACCAGACCAACGTAACCGGTGCCTACGATACAAAGATTCATACACGTGTACTCGTTGTTAGGGTTTTCCCCCGGAAACGGGTGCTTCCTTGAGGGATGGGG harbors:
- a CDS encoding UDP-glucose/GDP-mannose dehydrogenase family protein; amino-acid sequence: MNLCIVGTGYVGLVSAACFAEMGNDVCCVDINPTIVENLRQGKIHIYEPGLEELVKRNVAEGRLRFTTKVAEGMENALFVFITVGTPPREDGSCDLSFVYQVARDIGANMTDYKIVVDKSTVPVGTADEVRKFIGEELKKRGEAIEFDVVSNPEFLKEGDAINDFFKPDRVVVGTDNVRTGELLKALYAPYARSREKVIVMSVRSAEMTKYAANCMLATKISFINEVANICEKVGADVREVRMGIGSDHRIGYQFIYPGMGYGGSCFPKDVKALIDTSRKYEFEPELLAAVDEVNKRQKHSLSRKIEAYFEPQGGLKGKTLALWGLAFKANTDDVREASAFELIKDVTAKGMKVVAFDPVAGPNTREFFKDNTLLTVADEQYAALEKADCLAVVTEWNQFRNPDFGRIKKMLKAPLIFDGRNLYSPSLLADLGMVYFCIGRPAPKA